The window AAATGCGTTAGCTTGTTGGATTGTGATTGAGTTACATTCTCATTGTTCACAggatcattttcctttttggttgTGTAGGTCGGTTAAGGCATATTTGATCTCAGAGGCTacgtaattttttattaagaaaaacgACAAGGTTTAGTTGCTCCTCAAAATGCACCTAtgcattttattataataaaaaagagtttGTCGCttgataaactaatatttCATACTCAATTGTCTAACTATAGTTCAAACTTGATTCAAGTATTTTCGATCCATTGTGGCATGCGAAAGATTAGTgctttatgtttaatatattgtttatgtgtattaaattgttaaattattttgttcattcACTTGGTAGGAAGTGTTTTAGATTCATTATGGCATGTGTGATATTAGTATCGCTCACTTGTGGATTGTTTGATAGGAAGTTTTGTGGGATGACTAGGTGAATTGATTTAGGTGTACaaactttatgtttttgtttacttgTAGATTAATTTGCTTTGAAAATGTTCTTTAGTCACACtctaaaatgagattttgCTTTCTTACTAGGTTTGGAAGAATTCATTGGAGTAGTGAAGCCAAATTGGAGCAATTGATTGATATAAGACTTTTTGTATGGTtggtagcaaaattttggttccaatgtatttattttaggCTTGTTGGTAGctaaatatgtaaatgtttattatttttgtatgtaaGCTaccattaacaaaaaaaaaaaaaaaattattagtcaATTCTAGTGTacgaatattacaaagtgtatcATAACATgtacatatattaaaatgttgactatttgttttcatatgaGTGTGATTTATTATAACAACATTGTGATTGAACTTGTTAGTGTAATGGCAGAGCAACAAGAAGAACAAGACatgtattttattgtaaaaaaaaatgtagtaattGAAGAATAGACAATAGgaataaaatgtcataatatacgaatttgtgacattttgtAACTATCATCAATAGCGAAACAATGACATTTGCTATTCGTTCTTACATACTAAGATCTTGCTATtcgttccttttttttctttttaatttattgtactaacaaaaaataataaaaaagggGCAAATTTTGTAACTctcttataataaaatgttgttattaaattgaaatgaaaaatttaatatattcacTAATAAACgtgacttttattttttatttttagagtaCTAGTAGACGTGTTTGACTTAAAATAGTTGCATCATATGAAGGTTTAGTTAAGTTAAGTTTTGTTCAAGAAAcagtaataaagaaaagttgatgAGTTGGTTTGTTAATGGATGGATTATTGGACCCTACAAATTGAAATGCAATCAAATTAATACTAAATTACGCGCCTCCACCAATCACCatcttctattattattattattattaattttctaaatttaatttaatttaaacagCAACCCCTTTTTGAAAGAGATTTTTGCTTATTTAACCAAAATTCACGTTTTTTCcatctctttccttctttttgtctttttattttgcaaaatataaGATATCAAAATTACTAGAGACGTTTTTGctcattaaatttaatatttgtttttacaaatagaaagaaagacaaaaaagagTTAAGACAGGTTCGAACAACTATCCACTAGGAATAAAGACTTCTCTCAAATTCATTCAACCTACGTTTTTGCAATATTCTTTATCCTTAACTACGGCTTCGGATGAGTCTATAAGCTACTTAGGACCAAAAAGCGAGACCGCGTAGAAGGACTATAAGACAGGTCCGAAGGACTATCCATTAGGAAATGTGAGATTCCACTCcaaattttgagaatattGCGAGCGAGCTGCTCTCATCAACGCAATATTTAGTAATATTCACTAGTGTGGCCAAAATCCTGCCAAACATACCGTTAGTTGTtccaaacaaaacaatcaagctaaaatcatttatttgattcaaatcACAAgatttaaaatcacttttccacaatattaatttcatatcatttatttgatttcaaattacaatatttaaattcatttcttcaattttctcaaatccaaaatagaaaaaaaaaaacaaattcacaGTAAATTTGGTAAAACTCAAGCTTTCATATGAAtggaataaaaattattttaaattccaaaattactcggaatatttacaaatatgtataacaaagttttaaaatttataatgatATGCCtttaaagatattaaaattttattatattttataattattttagttcattttactatttgaTGCTAAATTTTGATCGAAGTAAGACAgtatctaaattaattttattatattttataattattttagttcattttactatttgaTGTTAAATTTTGATCAAGTAAGATGCATCtgaatttcataaacatcaatcataaatttgtattttagatGAGAGGTGCGTGcaagtaaagaaaaaactaaacacaTCTCTTTTGTAAGCTGTGCATAGTCACTCCAATGCTTAAGCTAAACTCACTTGAAGCACCAGAAAAAGAtagtttaacaattttttaaaaattgtgtatTTTGATAATGTGAAAACTTTAATAACGTTGGTTTGGACAATTTTCCAACTTTGTCACCTATATTTGCTTGATTTATGCCATTGACATGtaatttcctcttcttcttttttttttttttttttgagttttcaaGTCTGTATTTATTGTCttttaagaagagaaaagacctattttttttcataccaAGAGGattatttaatatagattAATTTGTCTATCTGaattctcaaatttattaCAAGTAAATGAAATAAGAGTATAGGCTATTTTTCAACCTTGAAATTTATTGGACACTTTCAAAGCATTTAATTGATAATGTTAGATTAATAAAGGTTTTTTTCCTCTAAAGAATTGATCAATAAAGTTAAAGATGCacattaagtttaattttatttttagataaatttaatttactaaactagaaaatgtattatttggATTGTACTTTCCAACCGTTTAGTCTctctttatactttttaatgcTCTACGTTCATCCATACGCTTATCATTTTACTTTCaccaattttctctcttttgaaAGGTAAGATCAAGATTTATTTCTGAAAAATTTaaccatatttttatttactcatCATTGTTTGTTtcgatgatatatataattgttgaattttttacCGTGGtgcttttaaaaatacttttaagaataaaaacaaaattgttactaaaaaaactttaatgatTATCAAATAAGATCTAAATTTGGAGGTTTCGTaactcatatttttaatttatcaatatgttatgttatattatatttttatatttggattaTTACAAATTAGTATGATGATCCATATTTCTAAGTCTTTCTTTTACATCCATTCcaaagggagaagaaagaaaatgattgataaatatttatttataaaatttagagaggaaaatgaagttaaatttataagacactttgaaaagttaaaataaagtttaaagatgaaataaatttaatgtatattaaaattcatataCCTAACCTAAAAAggatatagaaaaaatttggATAATAGAAGAAAGGGGACAAGGATGAGactacaaaaactaaaatctaagaaaatttctttaatgGGCTAAAATGTAGGTCTTATCCACTCTAATCATGTCACATTTATTTGGTACCCACCTAACCTCTCTGTgcccaaattaattttgttgaagaatgaaTGACACAATTCCAAGCTCATTGGAGTGGTTataaaccttttcttttttaaaaaatttaggagGATGTCAATGTGTCCCTCTTGATTTTGCCAAAAACATCACCCAAATTCTTTATCAATATCACCAATTTCTTTGTCTTGTCACTTAAAGTCATTTTGTATGAGTAAGCTTTGGAGTTGGTAAACTCTCTCTACTTTCATTATCATGTCTATATGTGTAAAGTGAAAAGATGCATATAAAAAgattcaaaactaaaacaacTTGGAATAATgtctttttttaacttttgtgtgtgtatagATAGATTTATATGGTTTAATTATAGGCCAAAATTAGGtctttcactttctttcttttttaaattacgtGTTTAATTGatttctcaactttaaaatagAGTATATTTAgtcttgaaaaaataaaaattcctTCCATTTTGTATCGAATtggatttagaaaaagaaaaaacattggACTGaaacattattgtcattatcattattattattttttttaaaactgaaACAATAACTCCcctcattaagaaaaaaaatacaaaaaaaaaaaaaaaaaattgaagttcaaagaaaaaactttgCTAGAGAAATGGTTTCTAACCAAGTTAAAATTGATGGCAACAAACCacctaaaatattatatataaaattgaagagacAAATAAACTATCTAAAATCATTGATTCAATTATAGTATTAAATACTATTCTACATAATTATAGAATTAAAAACATGGATAAGAAGCTTATCCATTtcaataaacttaatttttttgtttattttaatttaaatccaactcctttttttaaaaaaataatccaaaattttcgTAACTAGGAGTGAGCATCATagaccaaaaataaaaaattcaaaccgAACAATCAAAAGCTGTCGGATTGAAGGATGTCGTTTGTAGACAAAGAATGAATTAACTGGTGTTggttagaaaaagaaatctaaattGACAATATtgcaaaagaaattgaaagtttaaaccAAACTAAACTAACTATGAGTTTGCACAACTTCATGGATGGAATCAATTTGAATACTAAGTAATCCAACTATAATTGGATCGACGATGCTTTGATAAAAACGTACTTTTACCACCGATCTATATACACACTCCTATTCGTGATtattaatataagaaaagcaaaattcaATATAAGAGGATAAGATTTCTATCCTTTAATGTGTAATATATGAACAtacctttttttgtttaaacatttattaattgaCAGAAAATACCAAATTGATATGTTAAAGAATATGTATAACTCAAAAGatttgtattattataaacacaaaagaattaatttgaccatagaaaacaaatttgcTAAGAACATGACATAATCTCAATCAATTAACAACTAAGTTGGTTTGATTTGCTCTAAACTAACACACAATTctttaatactttttaatttattaacaatatattacCGTGTGCTATACACAAgtatctattattttatttctttttgtatttaaaataaattatttctttacatttattatatctaaaaagaaaaaatttaaattttttattcattttagatTTCCTCGGTAGATAAGATATTGAGTCATCAAGTTTTgatcttactttttttcttttttaattaacccaaaaatattttaaaaaataattagtgcATGTTAATAAATTGGGTACATTAGTTGGATTGAGTTAGGgagatttttctcaattaacGAAATTTTAAGTTGGGAAAATTGACAACCAAATGACCAAAATATTGGATTAATAGGTTATTAagctatatttttattttgtatataaatatatttttattaacttaaaatacttaatataatttatctactacacattttaaaaactgaagtttcataaaactaaaacattaaatatcaaactcaaaacCTACCTCTCGtaaaatttacaaacaatatatgaattataatatttataagttataatatatattttattaatactAGAAATTCAGATTGAATTGGAtatctcaaatttttaaaatgtaatatgAAACAAAGGCCAACtaacctaaaataaaaactaataatcaaACTCAATCCTTATCATTTAAATTGGATAGTTCTAGTTGTTATGATATCGGTTATTCATTCGAATCATGAGGCCTAGAaagctttttaaaaaaatcaaaaaataataatgatgattattattattttattttattgtatttttttaaatttcattttatagaAAGACAGGTTTGTTAGATTTCCTCACACCTTACAGTTTGTCAATACTTCAatttaataatcataaaaagttaGGCCACATTTTTACCttatttaaacattattattttttaataataaaagtttagaaaaatgttaGGCTATTTTCAGCCactattataattacttttaggttaaattatatatctgacattatctaataatttttttacgttttatatttgtggGTAATTAACtacttcaattttatatacaattttaacaattatGTTAGGAAATAATTTCACCAATCTTGTTTGGAAGAATAGTGTAACCCTAAATTTCTTATCCATCGTCGGTTTTTAACAGCTAGTATGCAAGAATCATTATGTCCCGTTTGGTGCATTGGACTAGGCTCGTTTGatttaaatgtaatatttttagatataCATTCATTTTATGACTTGTTTGAAATCATCTACAAACACTAGGTGGTATTCATAGATTATGTTCTAATATATCGAGTGAACTGAACTGATGgatataattatcttttaatacAAATAGGAATgatagaattaaaaagaagcaTGATAATCGAAATTGGAAATTGAAGATCAAATGGGACAAGAAAAAGAGGGTTGGCTTGGGACAACTAACCTCAGCTTGACCGAGATCGGGCCTTTCCAAATGCCTAAAGAGACATgctttataaatatatgtctCAACCCAAAAGATCATTTTAGGCTTACTATATGGCTTAAAGAGGAATGTTTGACCTCGACTAACCAAACATAAAACTGGATCCACCCTTATCTAAGTTCTTTATTTGATTATCATGACTTTGAAACCCTAGGAAACAACCTAGATCAATTTTGTCTAGAAATATACATACTCCATACTACTTGAGTCTTACtctcaaatttttttcaaacaaattcattATGTCACGTGTAGCTAaggatcattttttttaatgctcCTTCTGTGTGGAGAGAAGATTGAAATTTAGATAAACATTTCCATTTTTCCCGCTTCGATAAAGTTTCcagattttgagaaaatttctattcttttaaataactaCTTTGCCccacttcatttttttttaaaattttatggtCATTGTTACATTCAATTCTATAATTTCACATAAATGTCTTTTTCCAGTAAAGGATTAAAACTTTTCGTGTGCTATttgttttctcaaatttagcaaaaaatatatatatactttcatTTCCAAATAATTGATTTGGTAACaaatacagaaaaaaaaaaacattatttatttttaacttcattCGAACTCGATTTTTTATCAGTAAATTTTCACATCATTCAACCTCAAAATATATTTccctttgtttttaaaatctatgCTCTCGTTTCAACATTTTATATGTTTGTTGCGttttactttataaaaattgtgATTAATAATGGAATTATATTCTAACTAAGTTATAACCAAAGTTTCATTTACTAGTTATAAcacaattataatttttttgaaaatttaattgataccATATATTAACATCgattttgatatttcaaaCCTTGTATAtgaaagattttatttttagaactAGTTATATAACACATGCATCGGACATGGCTAGAAATCTTTAGAACATAACTTTTGTTGGTAAATTTTCAGTAATAAATggaaatagattttattaagtttaaataataaagtatgaaTTGAAAGAATTATGTTTAAGGAGAGTCTAACCTTTAGTATTGTGAACTAACCTATCTTAAAAGTTTATCTTGTttagcttttaaaattaataaatatttaactaactaagtttatgtttgaaacaattattataattttgtttatcttcTTACAAGAGAAAAAGCAATCATTTTAAAGATAGAATTACACATTTGATTTTCGAAATTTGTGGTTAACATTTATTTGGTTACtaagatttaaaaaacaacactTTAATcctcaaagtttaaaaatgtattgGAACACAGAGTGATGCGAAAGAGATGAGTTGTCTTCTCAACAAATGGTGAATATACCCAAACAATacttatcaaatataatataaaatagttatGAGAGGGATggataaatgaaaagaattggATGAAACTTTGATCGGAATGAAATCAACAACAAAGTTGATAGTTTAATTAGTAGTAAAGATTGGTTAATTTATGTGTGAAGATGAAGTTGGACTTATAAAAATGAGGgtatgtttgaattgaattatttgaataagTTATATTGATGAATTGGGTGGTAGCTAGGAGGGTGTATGGTGCAGAGAGTAAAGAAAAtgccaaaaaaataaagataaggTGAAAGTGAGGTTTAAGGAAAGGAAACACACAAATTGTAATGATGTCCAGAGAAGGGAAGATAAGTATGCTCCAATAATTACCAACCATGGCCCAAGATATTGATATGTTAGGGGAAGACCAAGAGAAAAGTATCGTTAACagagataatatatatttgatatatattttcttctgacattatgttaaattaattCCTAGAGACCATctaaatgtattttcaaactttataatCTACACTAATTCCAGAGaccaaataaacattaaactcaaattatttacctaattttttaatttttaacttttagataataatttctttaaaataataaaatagtgtattattaaatatatatttttatttgctaTTCTTTTATATCTAAAATGATGAGAAAACAACTAAACAACCTTTTTAATctgaaaaactaattttaacatttatatGATTTGTGTCTGggacaaacttttttttttagaaatatgaGTTTCTCTATACTTTAAAACTTTTCCTAAACActacaaatcttttttttttttattaaaaaatacaataataatatttgaaggttaattttcataatataacaaaatagatacaagaaaatctaaaatatagaATGAAAGGGAATGGAAGGAGTAATTGTGTAATTGAATTGATTAAGTCTTTCTTACTAAACATCCTTGTGCAAAACTATACAATCCCGTGTCTCGTTTTCCTCTTTCTTGTCCTATCTCCACTTGCCGCCGGCCACCGAGCGACCTACAAAATGGCCAAAAGAGAAACGGTGAAGAAGGCGGAGCAGCTGGTGGAAATAGCAATGGGCTGTAACGACGCTTCACACGATCCTTCTCATGTCTCGAGAGTTCGAGACCTTGCTCTCTCACTCGCCCAAGAAGAAGGCCTCTCCTCCACCACTGACTCCATGGAAATCGTATGCTCTGTTCCTTGACAACTACTACTTCAATATTCACCTTCtgacaatcttttttttttttttgcaacaACCGTGTGATTTTTTCTGTCTGATTTGTCGATTTTCGCGGTTTGCACTAccttttcttgaaaaataaacatttaatgcTTTCTGATTTTCATTTGGTGTATTTTGGCAGGTGGAACTTGCTGCGCTTCTCCACGATATAGGtattcttttgttgtttttctctaCACTATGAATGAGTAGAACACACTTAAACAAGGTCGTTGCCAGTTTGCTTAATCCTGGACCTGAGTTCTTAGGTTTTATCTAATCTACAATTGttcatttcaattattttatatcttgTTGTAGCTATGTCAGGTCTTTGCATTAGTAAGAATCtaaaaagggaaaacaaaTGGAAAGTAGAAGGAGATAAGAAGTGTCTTTGTTTGACACATTATTCAAAGAAGAGTTGATACTTCTGAATCTTGAGAATTTTGCCTTCCTTGGTAGGGCCCCTTTGTTGCATTCTTTGATGGAGGTGGAAGACCcaaattatttactttgaaCTTGCAACTTTGCACTGTTTGTAGTGAGATGATCAAGGAGTTCATTCTCTGTTCATTATTTTGAGAGTAGTAGTTCTTGTGGCTAGCTGAGGTGCGTGTTTTATGGGGTGTTAGGGGTGAGGAACAATAGAATCTTTAGAGGAATAGAGTGGGATGCTAGTGATGTTTGGTCCTTTGAAAGGTTCTGTGTTACTCTTTGGGCGTTGATGGAAAATTCTTTAGTAATTATTCGTTATGTTTTTTCCTGCTTGATTATGATTGGAGCTCTCTTTAAGGAATTTCCCTTATTTGAACATAGTTTTTGGGATGCCCTTGTATTGTTTCACTTATTCTAAAGTATGGTTCatcattcaataaaaaaaatcattattgaTTAGTCATTGCTTGCCATCTTCCAGGTGATTACAAGTATTTGAGGTTTGttcatctctctttcttttcttaaatagatgaaaaatatCTCTCTCATACCACATGTTTCTTTGCCCGTAGGTTGGTTACTTTTGATCTTATCGATCAGTTATTATTTCTGTGCAGAGACTCAAGTGAGGAAAAAATTGTGGAGAATTTTCTGACGGAAGAGGGAATAGaggaaaacaagaaacagaagATATTAGCGATCATAAAGGGCATGGGTTGGTATCATTTATGCTTCATTTTATCggaacttttttatattacatgtaatttttaatatgtCTGCATTTAAAGCTTGTCATTTGTTAcctataataatataaataatagctTTAAGTTTTTAACATCATCAATACTGATCTCTAATCTTTCACTGCAACTAGTTGTTAAATTTTCTCGtgctcaattttgttttagtttgtactttttttttttatagaaacgATGCCAATAATTTAACGTTCAAAGAGATacattttccctttttgttgatgaaaaattattttcaccTTCATTGTACTTTATGGAACGTCAAATGCACTCTAGATTATCGAAGATCACATTGACTGTGACTAGTGATGGAGTCCCAAAAAGCtgttgatttttgttttcatgcCTAGGGATGGAGTTCTCTAGTCGAGGAATTTTATAGTTAACTTTTATTTCCTAAATAACAGCCATTGCCATATATTTTCCCCAGTTTATGAATTCTCATGAACATGCTTCTTATCTGGAAAAAAGTGTCACATTGAACTGAAACTCAAAGTTCtcttacaatattttattatattaggCCTTTGAAAGAGTTTTATCGTATGAGCGTGCtggttatttttataatctttAAACAGTTTTAAATTGGTCATCTTTGATTAGTGCTAACTTGCTAGATtgaatttatttcattatccAAAATGTACTCtgtgaaatatttattttcctcaTCATGTATGTTCTCTGACATCCAGGCTTCAAAGAAGAGATTGCTGGACTTTCTAAAGTTGAATATTCTCCTGAATTTGGGGTGGTTCAAGATGCCGATCGTTTAGATGCAATTGGTGCCATTGGTAGTTTGTTGTTCTAAACAGTTTAGAGTCTCACTTTCAGCCTTGAAAAAGTAGCTATGCGCACGAGCTTCTAAtagtttttcttccctttcagGAATTGCACGATGCTTCACTTTTGGTGGAAGCAAGAAAAGAGTGTTGCACGATCCTGCAATTAGTCCTCGAACGTGTTTATCGAAAGAAGCATACATGAATAAAGAAGAGCAGACTACGGTGAATCACTTTCACGAGAAGCTACTAAAAATAAAGGATTTGATGAAAACAAAGGTACGAATGATGACATATTTTATGCAATTAGTCCTCGAATGTGGCTTATGCTTTGCTACCTAGTTTCATAATagctaaaaaagaatttgctCTGTGAAGTTTCTACAATCACAAAGATTTCAAGTCTTGCGTTATGTTAAGAGATTGTTATGACATGAAATTCAGGCTGGACAGAGAAGGGCAGAGAAAAGACACAAGTTCATGGAGGAATTCCTAAAGGAATTTTATGATGAATGGGATGGTAAAGCTTGATTCTAGGGAGTTGTTATAAATAAAGGGGGAGGGGAATGAAGAAAGTGGACAATATTTTGGTGAGTGGTTTAGGACTTTGAGAGATATATAGATTGGAAGGATCCAAGTACTTTGAAAACTTGGTTTACCTTATAACTACATCATCgtttatacatatttaaacAACTTAATATCTATAATAAATTGGTGTATGGGTTTCTCGTAACATGAAGAATCTTACTTTTGATTCAACATGGAGTTTTCCTATAACAAATTAGGAATCGGTTTCCTTtattaaacctttttt of the Cucumis sativus cultivar 9930 chromosome 3, Cucumber_9930_V3, whole genome shotgun sequence genome contains:
- the LOC101220469 gene encoding uncharacterized protein LOC101220469 translates to MAKRETVKKAEQLVEIAMGCNDASHDPSHVSRVRDLALSLAQEEGLSSTTDSMEIVELAALLHDIGDYKYLRDSSEEKIVENFLTEEGIEENKKQKILAIIKGMGFKEEIAGLSKVEYSPEFGVVQDADRLDAIGAIGIARCFTFGGSKKRVLHDPAISPRTCLSKEAYMNKEEQTTVNHFHEKLLKIKDLMKTKAGQRRAEKRHKFMEEFLKEFYDEWDGKA